Proteins co-encoded in one Ruegeria sp. HKCCD4315 genomic window:
- a CDS encoding alpha/beta fold hydrolase, giving the protein MAATNFLETAQGRRLAYHKSEGAGPTIVFLGGLMSDMEGTKAVYLEAWAQARGQAFLRFDYSGHGESSEAFTDGCIGDWHEDTVAAVTALTDGPLIVVGSSMGGWQALLLAKAMPDRIAGMVTIAAAPDFTEDGYWAAFSDEQKAELDKVGQVELPSDYMEPYIITKRMIEDGRQRLVLRDPLHLPFPVRFLQGTADTAVSTETAVRLLDHATGPNMRLLLVKDADHRFSDGPCLGLIEGAVLDVVGGV; this is encoded by the coding sequence ATGGCAGCAACAAATTTTCTGGAGACGGCGCAAGGCCGCCGGTTGGCCTATCACAAAAGTGAGGGTGCGGGCCCGACCATCGTTTTCCTGGGCGGGCTGATGTCGGATATGGAAGGCACCAAGGCGGTTTATCTGGAGGCCTGGGCACAGGCGCGAGGGCAGGCATTCTTGCGGTTTGACTATTCGGGGCACGGAGAAAGCTCGGAAGCATTTACCGATGGGTGCATCGGCGATTGGCACGAAGATACTGTAGCGGCCGTGACGGCGTTGACTGATGGGCCGTTGATTGTTGTGGGATCCTCCATGGGTGGGTGGCAGGCGTTGTTGTTGGCTAAAGCGATGCCGGACCGGATTGCGGGCATGGTCACAATTGCTGCTGCGCCGGACTTCACAGAAGACGGCTACTGGGCGGCATTCAGCGATGAACAAAAGGCGGAGCTGGACAAAGTTGGTCAGGTGGAACTGCCTTCTGACTATATGGAACCCTACATCATCACCAAACGAATGATCGAAGACGGGCGGCAGCGGTTGGTTCTTCGAGATCCGCTTCATCTGCCTTTCCCGGTGCGTTTCCTTCAGGGAACGGCGGATACGGCGGTGTCGACGGAAACCGCAGTGCGGCTATTGGATCACGCGACCGGGCCGAATATGCGCCTTTTGCTAGTCAAGGATGCGGACCATCGCTTTTCGGACGGTCCCTGTCTGGGGCTGATTGAAGGCGCGGTGCTGGATGTGGTGGGAGGCGTCTGA
- a CDS encoding DUF1194 domain-containing protein, producing the protein MIRWIIKLGLALLASPLRAEQCRLALALAMDISVSVDDAEDLLQRQGLAAALLAPEVQEAFFSSPLPVALAVYEWSGQSTQHVIQNWRLIENHGDLVAAATRISQSIRSNEGSATAMGHALRFGAELFQTAPSCLFRTIDLSGDGSNNDGYGPQIAYQRFFSHDIVVNGLVINAADFEGELFLIPFFENNVLHGPGAFLEVAQGFEDFERAMRRKLERELSGLQIGAVQVYDQ; encoded by the coding sequence GTGATCCGTTGGATCATAAAGTTGGGGCTGGCCCTGTTGGCCAGCCCTTTGCGGGCTGAACAATGCCGTTTAGCCCTTGCGCTTGCGATGGACATTTCGGTTTCGGTCGACGACGCGGAAGACCTTTTGCAGCGACAAGGACTGGCCGCGGCACTGCTGGCACCTGAAGTGCAAGAAGCATTCTTCTCATCTCCGCTACCTGTTGCGTTGGCCGTTTATGAATGGAGCGGGCAAAGTACCCAGCACGTTATCCAAAACTGGCGCTTGATCGAAAATCACGGAGATCTGGTGGCTGCGGCGACCCGGATAAGTCAGTCGATCCGGTCCAATGAAGGCTCTGCCACGGCTATGGGCCACGCCTTACGGTTTGGGGCCGAACTGTTCCAAACCGCGCCTTCGTGTCTGTTTCGCACCATCGATCTTTCAGGAGACGGGTCCAACAACGACGGTTATGGACCACAGATCGCATATCAGCGGTTCTTTAGTCATGACATCGTCGTTAATGGTCTGGTGATAAACGCCGCTGATTTTGAAGGGGAACTTTTTCTCATCCCCTTTTTCGAAAACAACGTCCTGCATGGCCCGGGCGCTTTTCTGGAAGTCGCACAAGGTTTTGAAGACTTCGAACGCGCGATGCGCAGAAAACTTGAACGGGAACTGAGCGGGCTACAAATTGGTGCAGTACAGGTGTACGACCAATGA
- a CDS encoding DUF1194 domain-containing protein, translating into MKSRLLVILLFLLSGPALAQCRHALALGLDVSASVDSGEYRLQLEGLAAALRDPEVSQLMVANGSTSMRLAVYEWTEPGHERVLLNWTDIQTSADLNAISTRLIQTSRRSTAEGTAVGAAMAFGAELLNQQKTCWRRTLDLSGDGKHNLGPHPRDVRTALRGSGITINGLVIGADDPSSGDRRYVQVGELSAYYNAWVISGPNAFVEVALGFEAYAEAMTRKLIRELDSLVLSDARP; encoded by the coding sequence ATGAAGTCGCGCTTGCTGGTCATTCTGCTCTTCCTGCTGTCAGGGCCTGCCCTTGCGCAATGTCGCCATGCCTTGGCTTTGGGTCTGGATGTGTCGGCATCTGTCGATAGCGGTGAATACAGATTGCAACTGGAGGGCCTGGCCGCTGCTCTGCGCGATCCTGAGGTCAGTCAACTGATGGTGGCCAATGGCTCAACATCCATGAGGTTAGCAGTCTATGAATGGACAGAACCAGGGCACGAGAGGGTTCTGCTCAACTGGACCGATATCCAAACCTCGGCCGATCTGAACGCCATCAGTACGCGTCTCATCCAGACATCGAGGCGATCAACCGCAGAAGGAACGGCGGTGGGGGCGGCGATGGCTTTTGGTGCTGAATTGTTGAATCAGCAAAAGACGTGTTGGCGGCGAACTTTGGATCTATCAGGTGATGGCAAACACAACCTTGGGCCCCATCCCAGAGATGTCAGAACAGCGTTGCGCGGCAGCGGCATTACAATCAACGGGCTTGTAATCGGTGCGGATGATCCAAGTTCAGGTGACCGGCGCTATGTGCAAGTTGGGGAATTGTCGGCGTATTACAATGCCTGGGTTATTTCCGGCCCAAACGCGTTCGTTGAAGTCGCGCTGGGGTTTGAGGCCTACGCAGAGGCCATGACCCGCAAATTGATCCGAGAGTTGGACAGCCTCGTTCTGTCAGATGCACGCCCCTGA
- the thyX gene encoding FAD-dependent thymidylate synthase — protein sequence MPLSADQQAEIEAQRAQSHPTRRVVSAGMEDHLYTAHQVLDHGFVRVIDYMGDDAAICQAARVSYGKGTKSVQNDEGLIRYLMRHWHSTPFEMCEVKLHVKLPVFVARQWIRHRTANVNEYSARYSILDREFYIPAPEHVAAQSEVNNQGRGSTLEGEEAARVLEILKADSTRCYDNYEALISQDGQQGLARELARMNLPANIYTQWYWKVDLHNLFHFLRLRADPHAQYEIRVYADAMCKIVADWVPFAYKAFEDYRLGAVNLSAQMVESLRNMLAGETVTQENSGMTAREWREFEEIIRK from the coding sequence ATGCCGCTGTCCGCTGACCAACAGGCCGAGATCGAGGCGCAACGCGCGCAATCGCATCCCACACGTCGCGTCGTTTCAGCGGGAATGGAAGACCATCTGTACACCGCGCATCAGGTTCTGGATCACGGTTTTGTCCGCGTGATCGACTATATGGGCGATGACGCCGCGATCTGTCAGGCGGCTCGTGTGTCTTATGGCAAAGGCACAAAGTCGGTTCAGAACGACGAAGGGTTGATCCGGTATCTGATGCGGCACTGGCACTCGACCCCGTTTGAGATGTGCGAAGTCAAACTGCATGTGAAACTGCCGGTTTTCGTGGCCCGCCAATGGATTCGGCACCGGACGGCAAATGTGAACGAATACTCCGCCCGGTACTCTATTCTGGATCGTGAGTTTTACATCCCCGCACCCGAACATGTGGCGGCGCAGTCAGAGGTGAACAATCAGGGCCGTGGATCAACGCTGGAAGGTGAAGAAGCCGCGCGTGTTTTGGAGATACTGAAGGCCGACAGTACCCGCTGCTATGACAATTACGAAGCCCTGATCAGCCAGGACGGGCAACAGGGGTTGGCGCGTGAGTTGGCCCGGATGAACCTTCCCGCCAATATCTATACGCAATGGTACTGGAAGGTTGACCTGCACAACCTGTTCCATTTCCTGCGCTTGCGCGCGGACCCTCATGCGCAATACGAAATCCGCGTATATGCCGATGCGATGTGCAAGATTGTCGCCGACTGGGTGCCGTTTGCTTACAAAGCCTTCGAGGATTACCGGTTAGGCGCAGTCAACCTTTCTGCTCAGATGGTAGAGAGCCTTCGGAACATGCTGGCGGGCGAGACGGTCACGCAGGAAAACTCGGGCATGACCGCCCGCGAATGGCGCGAGTTTGAAGAGATCATCCGCAAGTAA
- a CDS encoding VOC family protein has protein sequence MALTYLHTMIRVKDLEKSMAFYELLGLKETRRYDSEAGRFSLIFMAPPGQEDAPIELTYNWDGDDKLPSDSRHFGHLAYGVDNIYEVCQHLQDNGVTINRPPRDGRMAFVRSPDNISVELLQNGDALEPAEPWVSMESTGHW, from the coding sequence ATGGCGCTGACATATCTACACACTATGATCCGCGTGAAAGACCTGGAAAAGTCCATGGCGTTTTATGAACTGCTGGGATTAAAGGAAACACGCCGATATGACAGCGAGGCCGGGCGATTCTCGCTGATCTTCATGGCGCCTCCGGGGCAGGAAGACGCCCCAATCGAACTGACGTACAACTGGGATGGCGATGACAAGTTACCCAGCGACAGCCGCCATTTTGGCCATCTGGCATACGGTGTCGACAACATCTACGAGGTTTGCCAGCATTTGCAGGACAACGGCGTGACCATCAATCGCCCACCACGCGACGGTCGCATGGCCTTTGTCCGTTCTCCGGACAACATCTCGGTCGAGTTGCTTCAAAATGGCGACGCGCTGGAACCAGCCGAGCCCTGGGTCAGCATGGAGAGCACCGGCCACTGGTGA
- a CDS encoding DNA-binding domain-containing protein: MSVSQSEFRAAMMDASAPVPSGLLDADAQPAGRRFSVYRNNVAVSLTEAMHQAFPVIAKLLGTQNMDGLAGIFLRQHPPSSPLMMFYGEAFPDFLAGMQQLSHLGYLPDIARLELALRRSYHAADSQPAPAEALAVDPEQVMQARLQFAPSMQVIRSKWPIHAIWRFNSVADAPKPQPQAEDVLITRAEYDPEPHLLPVGGANWITHMQNGDTIGSAFEKTAAETPEFDLGTTLALLLQGSAITSVTIERPKT, from the coding sequence ATGAGCGTATCTCAGTCCGAGTTTCGCGCCGCCATGATGGATGCTTCCGCGCCGGTTCCATCCGGTTTGCTGGACGCCGACGCGCAACCGGCTGGTCGCAGGTTCAGTGTCTATCGCAACAACGTTGCCGTTTCTCTGACCGAAGCGATGCATCAGGCGTTCCCTGTGATCGCTAAACTGTTGGGTACTCAGAATATGGACGGGCTGGCCGGGATTTTCTTGCGCCAGCATCCGCCATCCTCACCGCTTATGATGTTCTACGGTGAGGCGTTTCCCGATTTTCTGGCGGGGATGCAGCAACTTTCGCATCTTGGCTACCTGCCCGACATAGCCCGGTTGGAACTGGCGCTGCGCCGGTCTTATCACGCAGCCGACAGCCAACCTGCACCGGCCGAGGCATTGGCCGTAGACCCCGAACAGGTCATGCAAGCCCGGTTGCAGTTTGCCCCGTCCATGCAAGTGATCCGGTCGAAATGGCCCATTCATGCGATCTGGCGTTTTAACTCTGTGGCTGACGCCCCGAAACCTCAACCGCAAGCTGAGGATGTGTTGATCACGCGCGCCGAATACGACCCTGAGCCTCACTTGCTGCCAGTGGGCGGGGCGAACTGGATCACGCATATGCAAAATGGGGACACGATCGGATCGGCGTTTGAGAAAACCGCCGCTGAAACCCCCGAATTTGACCTCGGAACCACTCTGGCACTGCTTTTACAAGGCAGTGCAATAACCTCTGTGACTATCGAAAGGCCGAAGACATGA
- the thrS gene encoding threonine--tRNA ligase — MALDSKSVSLTFPDGNARNYDAGVTPAQVAADISTSLAKKAISATVNGQHWDLQWPIDADAQIAIHTMKDEEQANELIRHDLAHIMARAVQEIWPATKVTIGPVIENGWYYDFDRAEPFTPEDLGLIEKKMKEIINKRDPVTTEVWDRDRAIEFYKANNEPYKVELIESIPGDEPLRMYWHGHWQDLCRGPHLQHTGQVPGDAFKLMSIAGAYWRGDSDRAMLQRIYGVAFTGKEKLKAHLHMLEEAAKRDHRKLGREMDLFHMQEEAPGQIFWHPNGWTVYTQLQDYMRRQQRKGGYVEVNTPQVVDRKLWEASGHWDKYQENMFIVEVDEEHAREKAINALKPMNCPCHVQIFNQGLKSYRDLPLRMAEFGSCNRYEPSGALHGIMRVRGFTQDDGHIFCTEDQIESETAEFIRFLSEIYKDLGFENFSVKFSDRPEKRSGSDEVWDKAEAALLSATRAAGIEPELNPGEGAFYGPKLEFVLTDAIGRDWQCGTHQVDFVLPERLDATYIGADGGKHRPVMLHRATLGSFERFIGILIEEHAGKLPFWLAPRQVVVASITSEADAYVAEVVETLRAVGVRAEADIRNEKINYKVREHSVGKVPVILAVGHREVDERTVSVRRLGEKQTQVQPLDVVTNELSHAATPPDLL, encoded by the coding sequence ATGGCCCTGGATTCAAAATCCGTCTCTCTCACCTTTCCCGATGGCAATGCACGCAACTATGACGCAGGCGTTACGCCTGCGCAGGTGGCTGCCGATATTTCAACTTCATTGGCCAAAAAGGCCATCTCGGCCACGGTAAACGGCCAGCATTGGGACCTGCAATGGCCCATAGACGCTGACGCCCAGATCGCCATCCACACCATGAAGGATGAAGAACAAGCCAATGAGCTGATCCGCCACGATCTGGCGCACATCATGGCGCGTGCCGTTCAGGAAATCTGGCCTGCCACCAAGGTCACCATCGGCCCCGTGATCGAAAACGGCTGGTACTATGACTTTGACCGGGCGGAACCGTTCACGCCCGAAGATCTCGGCCTGATCGAGAAAAAGATGAAAGAGATCATCAACAAGCGCGATCCCGTGACCACCGAGGTTTGGGACCGTGACCGCGCGATCGAATTTTATAAGGCCAATAATGAGCCCTATAAGGTCGAATTGATCGAGTCCATCCCGGGCGACGAACCGCTGCGCATGTATTGGCACGGCCATTGGCAGGACCTATGCCGTGGCCCGCACCTGCAACACACCGGCCAGGTGCCGGGCGACGCGTTCAAGCTGATGTCAATCGCTGGCGCCTATTGGCGTGGCGACAGTGACCGCGCCATGCTGCAACGCATCTATGGCGTGGCCTTCACGGGTAAGGAAAAGCTGAAAGCCCACCTGCACATGTTGGAAGAGGCAGCCAAACGCGACCACCGCAAACTTGGTCGTGAAATGGACCTGTTCCACATGCAGGAAGAGGCCCCCGGCCAGATCTTCTGGCATCCCAACGGTTGGACCGTCTACACGCAATTGCAGGACTACATGCGCCGCCAGCAACGCAAAGGCGGCTATGTCGAAGTCAACACCCCTCAGGTCGTTGACCGCAAACTGTGGGAAGCCTCGGGTCACTGGGACAAATATCAGGAAAACATGTTTATCGTCGAAGTGGACGAGGAACATGCGCGTGAAAAGGCGATCAACGCTCTGAAACCGATGAACTGTCCGTGCCACGTGCAGATTTTCAATCAGGGTTTGAAGTCCTATCGTGACCTGCCATTGCGGATGGCGGAATTCGGATCGTGCAACCGTTATGAGCCGTCAGGTGCCCTACACGGTATCATGCGCGTGCGCGGCTTTACGCAGGATGATGGGCACATCTTCTGCACCGAGGATCAGATTGAATCCGAAACTGCCGAATTCATTCGCTTCCTGTCCGAAATCTACAAAGACCTCGGGTTCGAAAACTTCTCGGTCAAATTTTCGGATAGGCCCGAAAAGCGCTCTGGATCGGATGAGGTTTGGGACAAGGCCGAAGCCGCCCTGCTCAGCGCGACCCGTGCGGCGGGGATCGAACCGGAACTCAACCCCGGTGAAGGCGCGTTCTACGGCCCGAAGCTTGAATTTGTTCTGACCGATGCAATCGGCCGTGACTGGCAATGCGGAACGCATCAGGTGGACTTTGTTCTGCCTGAACGTCTGGATGCGACTTATATCGGCGCCGACGGCGGCAAACACCGCCCTGTGATGTTGCACCGGGCAACTTTGGGTTCGTTCGAACGTTTCATCGGCATTCTGATCGAGGAACACGCAGGCAAGCTGCCCTTCTGGCTGGCCCCGCGGCAGGTCGTTGTCGCCTCGATCACGTCCGAGGCCGACGCCTATGTTGCCGAAGTTGTTGAAACCCTGCGCGCCGTCGGTGTGCGGGCCGAAGCAGATATTCGCAACGAAAAGATCAACTACAAGGTCCGCGAGCACTCGGTTGGCAAAGTGCCGGTGATTCTGGCTGTTGGTCACCGCGAAGTTGATGAACGCACCGTCAGCGTCCGGCGTCTGGGTGAAAAACAGACGCAGGTTCAACCGCTTGATGTTGTAACAAATGAGCTTTCGCACGCCGCAACACCACCAGATCTGCTGTAA
- a CDS encoding helix-turn-helix domain-containing protein has product MTDENDWYGPDSATFGDRLAGAREAAGMTQAQLARRLGVKKATVADWENDLSEPRANRLSMIAGMVNVSIMWLLTGEGEGMDAPVDEGEGGVELSTAVAELRAIRGEMRACAERAARLEKKMRLMLEQRH; this is encoded by the coding sequence ATGACTGATGAAAACGACTGGTATGGTCCGGATTCTGCAACATTTGGGGACCGTCTGGCTGGCGCGCGTGAAGCCGCCGGAATGACCCAGGCGCAATTGGCGCGACGCCTCGGTGTCAAAAAGGCGACCGTTGCTGATTGGGAAAACGACCTGTCCGAGCCGCGCGCAAACCGCCTTTCGATGATAGCCGGGATGGTCAACGTTTCGATCATGTGGCTTTTGACTGGCGAAGGCGAAGGAATGGACGCACCGGTGGACGAGGGCGAAGGCGGAGTGGAGTTATCAACCGCCGTCGCTGAGTTGCGCGCCATTCGCGGTGAAATGCGCGCCTGCGCCGAGCGCGCGGCGCGGCTTGAAAAGAAAATGCGTCTGATGTTGGAGCAACGACATTGA
- a CDS encoding DoxX family protein, with protein MTALISLHNNTLGRLGVTSGWLTPSLARLVFAATLLVYYWNSATTKLGSGIFGFLRPSDGAYVQIFPKAMEAVSYDSSQLGIFHWAVAVAGTWAEFLLPALIVIGLLSRFAALGMIGFVWVQTIVDVTGHGAELGSYFTNAPTLLDDRTIWTFLLAVIVIHGSGPLSVDRILHLK; from the coding sequence ATGACTGCGCTGATCTCATTGCACAACAACACCCTGGGACGGTTGGGCGTGACCTCCGGCTGGCTCACACCAAGCTTGGCCCGGCTGGTTTTTGCCGCGACGTTGCTTGTGTACTACTGGAACTCGGCAACAACCAAGCTGGGCAGCGGGATCTTTGGGTTTCTGCGCCCGTCAGATGGGGCCTACGTGCAAATTTTCCCCAAGGCGATGGAAGCCGTCAGCTATGACAGCTCGCAACTGGGCATCTTCCATTGGGCTGTGGCCGTCGCAGGCACATGGGCCGAATTTCTGCTGCCAGCCTTGATCGTCATCGGTCTGCTGTCGCGATTTGCCGCCTTGGGTATGATTGGGTTTGTCTGGGTCCAGACCATTGTGGACGTGACTGGTCACGGTGCTGAACTGGGCAGCTATTTCACCAACGCCCCAACCTTGCTGGACGACCGAACAATCTGGACATTCCTGCTGGCGGTGATTGTCATTCATGGTTCAGGCCCGCTCTCGGTTGACCGGATCCTGCACCTAAAGTGA
- a CDS encoding ArsC/Spx/MgsR family protein, with the protein MKLYGLKTCDTCRKALKSLPDAVFFDVRSDGVPEPVLSQAFAEFGNALLNTRSTTWRGLDESQRAKAPLELLKEHPTLMKRPLIEADGKLLLGWTAETRGQLGIS; encoded by the coding sequence ATGAAACTTTATGGGCTAAAGACCTGTGACACCTGTCGTAAGGCGCTGAAATCTTTGCCAGATGCGGTCTTTTTCGACGTCAGAAGTGACGGCGTACCGGAGCCGGTGCTGTCGCAAGCTTTTGCTGAGTTCGGCAATGCTCTGCTCAACACAAGATCAACCACCTGGCGCGGTTTGGATGAGAGCCAGCGCGCTAAAGCACCGCTGGAGCTTTTGAAAGAACACCCAACCCTGATGAAGCGCCCGTTGATCGAAGCTGACGGTAAGTTGCTGTTGGGGTGGACCGCTGAAACGCGGGGTCAGCTTGGCATTTCCTAA
- a CDS encoding MarR family winged helix-turn-helix transcriptional regulator, with translation MSMEMKVSGPETKGLMTSYLEALALVERLHRLLLDVIKDEFERVGVLEINAVQALLLFNIGDHEVTAGELKSRGYYQGSNVSYNLKKLVEMGYMHHQRCEIDRRSVRVRLTPQGREIRDIVSDLFARHAEGLQGRGVLELDGIKDITTSLRRVERYWTDQIRYIY, from the coding sequence ATGAGTATGGAAATGAAGGTCTCCGGACCGGAAACCAAGGGGTTAATGACCAGCTACCTTGAGGCGCTGGCCCTTGTGGAGCGGTTGCACCGGTTGCTGCTGGACGTCATCAAGGATGAGTTTGAACGCGTCGGCGTGTTGGAAATCAACGCTGTGCAGGCGCTTTTGTTGTTCAACATCGGTGATCATGAGGTCACAGCCGGTGAACTGAAAAGCCGTGGCTACTATCAGGGCAGCAATGTCAGCTACAACCTCAAGAAACTGGTTGAGATGGGATACATGCACCACCAACGGTGTGAGATCGATCGCCGATCAGTGCGCGTGCGCCTGACGCCGCAAGGCCGAGAGATCCGGGATATCGTCTCGGATTTGTTTGCACGCCACGCCGAAGGCTTGCAGGGACGGGGCGTGCTGGAACTGGATGGCATCAAGGATATCACAACCTCGCTGCGCCGCGTGGAACGGTACTGGACCGATCAGATACGGTATATCTATTGA
- a CDS encoding succinate dehydrogenase assembly factor 2, which produces MKMRSMRRGIKEMDIILSAYADRNLADMDDAGLDIYDALLHENDQDLYQWVTGQVQPPSQFADLVSDIAQTFQK; this is translated from the coding sequence ATGAAAATGCGCTCGATGCGGCGTGGGATCAAAGAGATGGATATTATTCTTTCCGCTTATGCGGATCGTAATCTCGCGGATATGGATGACGCCGGATTGGATATCTATGACGCGCTGCTTCATGAAAATGATCAGGATCTCTATCAATGGGTGACCGGGCAGGTTCAGCCCCCCAGCCAGTTTGCCGATCTCGTTTCGGACATCGCACAAACGTTTCAAAAATAA
- a CDS encoding cold-shock protein, whose amino-acid sequence MPTGTVKWFNTTKGYGFIAPDEGGKDVFVHISAVERSGLTGLADNQKVSYELQDGRDGRQMAADLKPL is encoded by the coding sequence ATGCCAACCGGCACCGTGAAATGGTTCAATACCACTAAAGGCTATGGATTTATTGCCCCTGATGAAGGGGGCAAAGATGTGTTTGTTCATATCTCGGCCGTAGAACGGTCCGGCCTCACCGGACTCGCAGACAACCAAAAAGTCTCGTACGAGTTGCAGGACGGACGCGATGGCCGCCAAATGGCAGCTGATTTAAAGCCGTTGTAA
- a CDS encoding DUF692 family multinuclear iron-containing protein, producing MLDDALRSNRLPTAPGVGYKPQHFAQILEHAQPVAWLEIHAENYMGDGGRPLAQLRHLSEHFPISVHGVGLSIGGEGPLDPDHLARLKHLIGWLKPASFSEHLAWSTHDSNFYNDLLPLPYTDKTLTRVCEHIDQVQDTVGQQMLLENPSSYLAFEESTWSEPDFLQEIAKRTGCGLLLDVNNVFVSATNLDFSPQGYIDAYPLEKVGEIHLGGHDEDEDDHGHPLLIDSHGREVVDPVWALLDYVLERSGPKPLLVEWDTDVPDWPVLREEAVRAQTALDRVPA from the coding sequence ATGTTGGATGATGCGCTCCGCTCGAATCGCCTGCCCACAGCGCCGGGTGTGGGGTACAAGCCGCAACACTTCGCTCAGATACTTGAACACGCGCAGCCTGTTGCATGGCTGGAAATTCACGCCGAGAACTATATGGGCGATGGTGGGCGCCCCTTGGCACAGCTGCGCCACCTGTCCGAACATTTTCCGATTTCAGTCCATGGCGTTGGACTGTCCATAGGTGGCGAAGGCCCCTTGGACCCAGACCACCTTGCCCGGCTGAAACACTTGATCGGCTGGTTGAAACCCGCGAGCTTTTCCGAACATCTGGCCTGGTCTACTCATGACAGCAATTTTTACAACGACCTGCTGCCGCTTCCTTACACGGACAAGACGCTGACGCGAGTCTGCGAGCACATAGATCAGGTGCAGGACACCGTTGGACAGCAGATGCTGCTTGAAAACCCATCCAGCTATTTGGCCTTTGAGGAAAGCACCTGGTCGGAACCCGATTTCCTGCAAGAGATTGCCAAACGCACTGGCTGTGGCTTGCTGCTGGACGTGAACAACGTCTTTGTTTCGGCCACCAACCTCGACTTCTCGCCCCAAGGCTATATCGACGCCTATCCACTTGAAAAGGTGGGTGAAATCCATCTTGGAGGCCATGATGAGGACGAAGATGATCACGGCCATCCGTTGCTGATCGACAGCCATGGGCGCGAAGTGGTCGATCCGGTCTGGGCCCTGCTCGACTATGTTCTGGAACGGTCGGGCCCCAAGCCGCTGCTGGTCGAGTGGGACACCGATGTACCCGACTGGCCGGTGTTACGCGAAGAAGCAGTTCGCGCTCAGACCGCACTGGACCGGGTACCGGCATGA
- a CDS encoding DUF2282 domain-containing protein: MSNTAKSLVIATAVAAAVSGAATTATAQAKEKCYGVSLAGQNDCAAGPGTTCAGTSTVDYQGNAWTLVDAGTCADIELPAEADGTPRKGSLEALDRDLPA; encoded by the coding sequence ATGTCGAACACAGCTAAGTCCCTGGTTATCGCAACCGCAGTCGCAGCCGCCGTATCGGGCGCTGCAACCACAGCAACCGCGCAAGCCAAAGAAAAATGCTATGGCGTATCGCTGGCCGGTCAGAACGACTGCGCCGCAGGCCCCGGCACCACATGCGCGGGCACCTCGACCGTTGACTATCAGGGCAACGCATGGACCCTGGTTGACGCCGGAACATGTGCGGACATCGAACTGCCAGCCGAAGCAGACGGCACCCCGCGGAAAGGTTCGCTGGAAGCACTGGATCGCGACCTGCCGGCATAA